The DNA segment GAGCGTCATGTCCCTGTAGGTCACCTTGTTCGAGCCATTGATAGGTTCGTCGACCTGTCCGGCATCCGTGCACATCTGCGCCCATTTTACAGCGAGACCGGCCGGCCCTCGATCGACCCGGAACTGATGATCCGGATGCTGCTCGTTGGCTATTGCTTTGGCATCCGCTCCGAGCGGCGGATCCGCGAGGAGGTGCATCTCAACCTCGCCTATCGCGGGTTTTGCCGGCTGGGGCTGGAAGGCACCGTGCCTGACCATTCCACCTTCTCGAAGAACCGGCATGGCCGCTTCCGCGACAGTGACCTGTTGCGCGAGCTTTTCGAGACGACGGTCCGGCGCTGCGTCGAGGAAGGCCGCGACGGGACATTCAACGGCGCCGATTTCACCTATGACCATGCCCGAGATCTCTACACCTGCCCGAGCGGGAAAGAGCTTCATCAATATCGCCGCCGCTTCGCCGTGCCCAGGGACCGCGTTGATCCGGAGGGCTTCATGCGCTACCGCGCCAGCAAGCTCGATTGCGACGGATGTTCCCTGAAACCGCAATGCTACCCGAACGTGCCGGCGCGCAAGGTCCTCCGTTCGATCCACGAGGGCGCCCGCGACATGGCACGGGATATCGCCACCACCGACGACGACGTCACCTCTCGCTGGCAGCGGAAGAAGGTGGAGATGCTGTTCGCCCATCTGAAGCGCACCCTGAAGCTCAACCGGCTGCGCCTCCCAATCCGGACATTCGACAAGGTCAGAACGACGCCTTTCCGATCCAGACGCCTCCATCGACATGCAGGGTCTGGCCGGCGATCAAACCCGCATCGTCGGATAATAGGAAGCCGATGGCCGCGGCGATCTCCTGCAGCGTT comes from the Ancylobacter pratisalsi genome and includes:
- a CDS encoding SDR family oxidoreductase, with product MARGPTETELFRANNMSGSADEMRYLSGVLMRQFGTLQEIAAAIGFLLSDDAGLIAGQTLHVDGGVWIGKASF